From Daucus carota subsp. sativus chromosome 6, DH1 v3.0, whole genome shotgun sequence, the proteins below share one genomic window:
- the LOC108227813 gene encoding ammonium transporter 2 member 3-like produces MSIFYPDNLSTSEASPEWLNKADNAWQLTAAAMVGLQSVPGLVILYGSMVKKKWAVNSAFMAFYAFAAVLICWVLFAHHLAFGKKLIFIVGEIDEAFTQEQLRQQFKRDYHVPKADYVFYQFAFAAITVILLGGSLLGRMKFYAWMLFVPLWLTFSYTVGAFTIWGDGFLERGRIIDFSGGYVIHLSSGIAGFTAAYWVGPRNSQDRQHFPPNNILHMLAGAGFLWMGWTGFNGGSPLAAGTITSLAVLNTHICTATSLLVWLSLDMIFYKKSSVIGAIQGMITGLVCITPGAGIVQSWAALIMGAMSGSIPWYTMMVLHKRSAFFQSVDDTLGVFHTHAVAGVLGGLLSGIFAETNLLRMFYLQDNYGPGLLCSIGENRISGGLRQMGYQILGALFITVWNVMITSAICFLISRVVNLRMDEKDLLVGDDAVHGEEAYALWGDGERDPPPLWFRTPRMPALFRRH; encoded by the exons ATGTCCATTTTCTACCCGGACAATCTGAGTACTAGTGAGGCATCTCCCGAATGGTTGAACAAAGCTGATAATGCATGGCAGCTGACAGCAGCTGCCATGGTTGGATTACAAAGTGTACCGGGGCTTGTCATTCTTTATGGTAGCATGGTGAAGAAGAAATGGGCAGTTAATTCCGCTTTCATGGCCTTCTATGCCTTTGCCGCGGTCTTAATTTGCTGGGTTCTTTTTGCTCATCACCTGGCATTTGGCAAGAAACTAATTTTCATAGTTGGGGAGATTGATGAGGCCTTCACTCAGGAGCAGCTTAGGCAACAATTTAAGCGTGATTACCACGTGCCTAAAGCTGACTATGTGTTTTATCAATTTGCATTTGCTGCTATCACTGTCATACTGTTGGGTGGCTCATTGCTTGGAAGGATGAAATTTTACGCTTGGATGCTGTTTGTTCCTCTGTGGCTCACCTTCTCTTACACGGTTGGCGCCTTCACTATTTGGGGAGATGGATTTCTTGAAAGGGGCAGAATTATTGATTTCTCCGGTGGCTATGTCATCCATCTCTCTTCTGGAATTGCTGGCTTCACTGCTGCGTATTGG GTTGGACCTAGGAATTCACAAGATAGGCAACATTTTCCACCCAACAATATACTACATATGTTGGCAGGAGCAGGGTTCTTATGGATGGGATGGACAGGTTTCAATGGCGGATCCCCACTTGCAGCCGGAACTATTACTTCCCTTGCCGTACTCAACACCCATATTTGCACCGCCACAAGCCTCTTGGTCTGGCTTTCCCTTGACATGATCTTCTATAAGAAAAGCTCCGTCATTGGCGCTATACAGGGGATGATCACTGGTCTCGTCTGCATCACACCTGGTGCAG GAATTGTGCAATCTTGGGCAGCTTTGATCATGGGAGCTATGTCAGGGTCAATACCTTGGTACACGATGATGGTTTTGCATAAGAGATCAGCATTTTTCCAAAGTGTAGATGACACGCTTGGAGTGTTCCACACCCACGCAGTCGCTGGTGTGCTGGGAGGATTGCTCTCTGGAATCTTTGCAGAGACAAATCTTCTCAGAATGTTCTATCTGCAAGACAATTATGGTCCAGGCTTGCTGTGCAGCATAGGTGAGAACAGAATCTCAGGGGGGCTCCGACAGATGGGTTACCAGATATTGGGAGCCCTTTTCATCACCGTGTGGAATGTGATGATTACAAGTGCCATCTGTTTTTTGATCAGTCGAGTTGTGAACCTTAGAATGGACGAGAAAGACCTTCTGGTAGGAGATGATGCAGTGCATGGGGAGGAAGCATATGCTTTGTGgggagatggagagagagatcCGCCTCCTCTTTGGTTTCGCACACCAAGAATGCCAGCACTCTTCCGCCGCCATTGA
- the LOC108225644 gene encoding pentatricopeptide repeat-containing protein At1g08070, chloroplastic, whose translation MQSAQIRSARIMMGRRIIKQHHMIQAIRNSYDLTNLLQQCKVSDISKVHSQIVTGGYGRNPFVGTKLIGRYSESASPNMEHARKVFDGLSDRDVFLWNMIIQGYANSGPSVEAVNMYKELCRSSVLPNQYTFPFVFKACAAMRDQIAGILVHAHAIKLGFGFNLFVGNALVAFYAKCQNIDASRCAFDQISPKDLVSWNSIISGYTTNGYYHEALVLFHAIQKSVDCKPDNATLVAILPACTQLASVQDGLWIHTYILKRGMEINAALGSGLIAMYGNCGRLNDARWIFDRILNKTVVVWNAIIRCYGMHGHADEAVKLFSRMIEDGVCPDSRIFLGLLSTCSHAGMVTRGRELFESMGDYGVERSNEHYACMVDLLGRAGFLKEAMELIEAMPLQPGKDVYGALLGACRIHNNMELAEKVAKKLFVLDPENAARLVILANMYEDKGRLADAAMARKMVREKKLKKSAGYSSVELDFVYHTFGVEDESHPFTELIFDTLEKLYQVMVMEDDLTLIS comes from the coding sequence ATGCAATCTGCACAAATCAGATCAGCTCGAATAATGATGGGTAGGAGAATAATAAAGCAGCATCATATGATACAAGCTATAAGAAATTCTTACGACTTGACGAATTTATTACAGCAGTGCAAGGTCTCTGATATAAGCAAGGTCCATTCTCAGATCGTCACGGGTGGTTATGGACGAAACCCATTTGTCGGGACTAAACTCATCGGCAGATACTCTGAATCTGCTTCCCCAAACATGGAACATGCAAGGAAGGTGTTTGATGGTTTGTCTGATCGAGATGTTTTTTTGTGGAACATGATTATTCAGGGCTATGCTAACTCTGGTCCGTCTGTGGAAGCGGTGAACATGTATAAAGAGTTGTGTCGGAGTAGTGTTCTTCCTAATCAGTATACGTTTCCGTTTGTGTTTAAAGCGTGTGCAGCTATGAGAGATCAGATTGCAGGCATACTAGTCCATGCACACGCTATCAAATTAGGATTTGGCTTCAATTTGTTTGTTGGGAATGCTCTGGTGGCGTTCTATGCCAAGTGCCAGAATATAGATGCTTCCAGGTGTGCATTTGATCAAATCTCTCCCAAGGACCTTGTCAGTTGGAATTCCATCATTTCTGGTTACACCACAAATGGATATTATCATGAAGCTCTTGTGCTTTTCCATGCCATTCAAAAGAGTGTCGATTGTAAGCCGGACAATGCTACTCTTGTCGCCATTCTccctgcttgcactcagttagCTTCTGTCCAGGACGGCCTATGGATTCACACTTACATCTTGAAAAGGGGAATGGAAATCAATGCTGCCTTGGGCAGTGGACTTATTGCTATGTATGGAAACTGTGGTCGTCTTAATGATGCACGCTGGATATTTGACCGCATATTGAATAAAACGGTTGTGGTCTGGAATGCAATCATAAGGTGTTATGGAATGCATGGCCACGCAGACGAGGcagttaaattattttcaagaatGATTGAAGATGGTGTCTGTCCAGATAGTCGCATCTTCTTAGGTTTATTATCAACTTGTAGTCATGCAGGTATGGTCACAAGAGGCCGAGAGCTTTTTGAGAGCATGGGAGATTATGGTGTTGAAAGAAGCAATGAGCATTATGCTTGCATGGTGGATCTCTTGGGCAGGGCAGGATTCCTCAAGGAAGCAATGGAGTTGATAGAAGCCATGCCTTTGCAGCCAGGAAAGGATGTATATGGCGCACTACTTGGTGCTTGTAGAATACACAACAACATGGAACTTGCTGAAAAAGTTGCAAAAAAGTTGTTTGTCTTGGATCCTGAGAATGCTGCACGACTTGTAATTTTGGCGAATATGTATGAAGATAAAGGGAGGCTGGCAGATGCAGCAATGGCAAGGAAAATGGTGAGAGAGAAGAAACTTAAAAAATCAGCTGGATATAGTTCTGTGGAGTTGGATTTTGTTTATCATACGTTTGGTGTGGAAGACGAGTCTCACCCATTCACTGAGCTCATTTTCGACACATTGGAGAAGCTGTATCAGGTTATGGTTATGGAAGACGATCTCACACTTATTTCTTGA
- the LOC108227814 gene encoding serine/arginine-rich splicing factor SR45a produces MAESPRKRYSRSPSPYEEQLRLPNSRSRSRSRSWSRPRGRSRSRSLSRGRGRPTEVVNPGNTLYVTGLSTRVTERDLEDHFNKEGKVASCFLVVEPRSRISRGFAFITMDSVEDADRCIKHLNQSVLEGRYITVERSRRKRPRTPTPGHYLGLARDSSSRGERGDRGGGRYRGSSGRDEYRRSPRRSPYRHGRDYSPPPRRSPYGGRSRRERTRSPPYSPYSGRSRKERTRSPPPYSPYSPDRTYAHRGR; encoded by the exons ATG GCTGAGTCTCCCCGCAAAAG GTATTCGAGGTCTCCTTCTCCTTATGAAGAACAGCTTAGGTTGCCAAACTCGCGCTCTAGGTCCAGGTCTAGGTCCTGGTCCAGGCCTAGGGGAAGGTCTAGGTCCAGATCACTATCGAGAGGCCGTGGAAG GCCAACTGAGGTTGTTAATCCTGGAAACACACTTTATGTCACTGGCCTGTCTACAAGAGTTACAGAGAGAGATCTTGAAGATCATTTCaacaaggaaggaaaa GTTGCTTCTTGCTTTCTCGTTGTGGAGCCTCGTTCTCGCATCTCTCGTGGATTTGCTTTCATTACAATGGACAGCGTTGAGGATGCTGATCGTTGCATTAAACACctgaatcaatcagttctgGAGGGGCGATACATAACTGTGGAGAGG TCTCGGAGGAAGCGCCCCAGAACGCCTACACCTGGTCATTATCTTGGCCTTGCTAGGGACAGTA GCTCTCGGGGAGAACGTGGTGATCGAGGAGGTGGTAGATATCGTGGTAGTTCAGGCCGTGATGAGTACAGGAGGTCTCCAAGGCGCTCACCTTATCGACATGGCCGGGATTACTCTCCTCCCCCAAGGCGATCTCCTTATGGTGGAAGGTCAAGAAGGGAAAGGACTCGATCCCCTCCATATTCTCCATATAGCGGAAGGTCGAGAAAGGAACGGACTAGATCACCACCTCCCTATTCTCCTTACAGTCCTGACAGGACTTATGCTCATCGAGGCAGGTGA
- the LOC108225646 gene encoding probable serine/threonine-protein kinase PBL22, which translates to MAINTVAASEVLRTSSSDNAKSSAHDKKILWLGLVAGGLLLLIAALIYLSIKKRLFRACMLGRKQKKDDLDAEKLMLRRFQMEELVRATNNFSRGCLIGSGAFGNVYVGTFDVEGTLAIKKARADSYTSTHEFRNEVKLLSRVKHQNLVGLVGYCEEEGPKEAQVLVYEYVQNGSLLEYIVGRGGRFLTWRQRVNIAIGAAKGIAHLHEGINPGIIHRDIKPSNILLGEGFEAKVSDFGLVKSGPTGDQSHVSSQIKGTPGYLDPAYCTSLHLSPFSDVYSFGVILLQLVAARPAVDTAKNGSNYHIIQWARPSLEKGSVEDILDANLLLEPCNMEIMLKMGQLGLRCVVKVPKQRPTMTQVWQELEAALHIADTYIPKHPIKRRSLRVSQGSMVEQDESETGVEFQRFHVDMDTMHSASLRCLESSAKLVCQVPWKGHPVFSSVAAATNLGYPSLSYSWTILLLYEATSPWKLTSDYRL; encoded by the exons ATGGCTATTAATACAGTGGCTGCCTCGGAAGTACTCAGAACCTCATCTTCAGATAATGCAAAATCATCTGCTCATGACAAGAAAATCCTGTGGTTAGGGCTTGTAGCTGGCGGATTATTACTTCTCATTGCTGCCTTGATATACTTATCCATCAAGAAACGGCTTTTTCGTGCATGCATGCTAGGCCGGAAGCAGAAGAAAG ATGATCTGGATGCAGAGAAACTGATGTTGAGGCGGTTCCAGATGGAAGAGTTAGTCAGGGCAACTAATAATTTCAGCAGAGGTTGCTTGATAGGCTCTGGTGCATTTGGAAATGTATATGTAGGAACATTTGATGTGGAGGGAACACTGGCAATCAAAAAAGCCCGTGCTGATTCGTACACAAGCACCCATGAATTCAGAAATG AGGTGAAGTTGCTGTCGAGAGTGAAGCACCAAAACCTCGTGGGTTTAGTAGGATACTGTGAAGAAGAGG GCCCGAAGGAAGCACAAGTCTTGGTTTATGAATATGTTCAAAATGGTTCACTACTTGAGTACATTGTGG GCAGAGGAGGAAGATTTTTGACATGGAGGCAGAGGGTGAATATAGCTATTGGGGCAGCTAAAG GCATAGCTCATTTGCATGAAGGGATCAATCCTGGCATAATTCATCGTGATATTAAACCGAGTAATATCCTGTTAGGGGAGGGTTTTGAGGCAAAGGTTTCAGATTTCGGGCTGGTGAAATCTGGTCCTACTGGCGATCAATCACACGTTAGCAGCCAGATCAAAGGGACACCAGGGTACCTAGACCCTGCCTATTGTACTAGTTTACATTTGAGTCCATTTAGTGATGTCTACAGCTTTGGAGTTATACTTCTACAGCTTGTTGCTGCTCGGCCTGCAGTCGATACAGCCAAAAATGGCTCTAACTATCATATTATCCAGTGG GCAAGGCCTAGTTTAGAAAAAGGCAGTGTAGAAGATATATTGGATGCTAATCTTTTACTAGAACCATGCAACATGGAAATAATGCTGAAAATGGGACAACTAGGCTTAAGATGTGTCGTAAAAGTGCCTAAACAGAGACCAACGATGACTCAAGTTTGGCAAGAACTGGAGGCAGCCCTTCATATAGCAGATACTTATATCCCTAAACATCCTATAAAGCGTAGATCGCTAAGAGTTTCTCAAGGGTCAATGGTGGAACAAGACGAGTCTGAAACTGGTGTTGAATTCCAAAGATTTCATGTAGATATGGATACCATGCACAGTGCAAGCTTGAGATGCCTGGAGAGTAGTGCA AAACTCGTCTGTCAAGTTCCCtggaaaggccatccagttttCTCTTCTGTTGCTGCAGCTACAAATCTCGGATATCCTTCACTAAGCTATTCATGGACAATTCTACTACTTTATGAGGCAACTTCTCCATGGAAGCTAACCAGTGATTACAGACTGTGA